The Archangium primigenium genomic interval CAACCTGGCCACGCCCTGAGCGGGGGCGCGGTCCCGGGGCCCCGCTCGCGGCGGGGCTCCTCCCTCCGGTCCTGCTCTGCTTACGGCGCGCTCACGGTGAGCTTGAGGCCGGTGGGCAGGCGGCTGGTGTCCTTGATGTGGTTCCAGCGCTTGATGTCCTCCACGCTGATGCCGTAGCGCTGGGCGATGCTCCACAGCGTCTCGCCGGCGGCCAGGTGGTGGACGTTGGTCGCGGAGGCCGGGGGTGGCGCGGCCGTGTGCCGGTTGGTGTTGCCGATGACGGGGGCCGCGGCCGGGGCGGCGCGCTGGGCGATGACGGTGCCCGCGCGCTCCTCCACCTGCCGGGGCGCGCTGTCCGGCCAGAGGTAGAGCACCGAGCCCACCTTGAGCGCCCGGCGGCTGGCGCGCGCGGACAGGCTGTTCCACTTGCGCACGTCCTCCACCTGCACCTGGAAGCGGTTGGCGATGGCCCACACGCTGTCGCCGGACTGCACGCCGTAGGTGATGCGCTTGCGGCCGCCGATGCTCTCCGTCTTGATGGGGCCGGAGGCCACGGGGCCGCGCGGCGTGCCCGCCGGGACCTCGTCCTCGGGGCGGGGCGCGGTGACACCGCTGCGCCGCGCCTGGGCCACCTTGCGCGCGATGGCCGTGTCCGCCGCGTCCTCGGTCTTCACGCCCCCGCGGCTGGCGGGGATGGGGATGACGAGCTCCGAGTTGAGCTTGAGCGTGCGCAGGCTCTTGAGCTGGTTCATCTGGAGGATGGCCTCGGCGGCCGTGCCGTAGCTCAGGGCGATCTGCGACAGCGTGTCCCCGCGCTTCACCCGGTGCACCCGGAAGGTGAGCCGCTCCTTGGGGGGCAGCTTGGCGAAGTTCTCCGTGAAGCGCGGCGCGGTGCCGGTGGGCAGGCGCAGCACGTAGGGGTTCTTCGTGCTGGCCGGCGGGGTGCACCAGCGGCGCAGCTCCGGGTTGAGCTCCTGCACGGCCGTCACCTCCACGCCCGCCGCCCGGGCGATGACGTCCAGGTCCGTGGCGTCGGTGAGCTTCACCTCCTCGAAGCTGAGCGGCGACTCGTAGACGAACTCCTCCTCGGCGAAGCCGAAGGCGGCCGGGTGCTTGGAGATGAGCGCCGCGGCGATGAGCTTGGGCACGTAGTGCTTGGTCTCCGTGGCCAGGCCCTTCTCCGCGGAGATGAGCCAGAAGTCCTTGGTGTCGTGGCGCTCCATCAGGCGGCGCACCCGGCCACTGCCCGTGTTGTAGCCGGCCCACGCGAGGTACCAGTGGCCCAGCTCCGCGCGCAGATCCTTGAGGTAGCGCGCCGCGGCGCGCGTGGCCTTGAGCGGATCCCTCCGCTCGTCCACCCAGAAGTCCTGGTGCAGGCCGTACTGGCGGCCGGTGCTGGAGATGAACTGCCAGGGCCCCGAGGCATGCGCCCACGAGTACGCGGTGGGCGAGAAGCCGCTCTCGATCATCGCCAGGTACACGGTGTCGCGCGGCAGGCCCATGGACTCCAGGATGGGCTGCATCACCGGCAGGTAGCGCGTGGAGCGGCCCACCCACTTGCGGAACCACTTGCGGCCCGGGCCCTGGAAGAACTGGATGTACTGGGCGACGAGCGGCTGCATCTCCACGGGGATGTCGTAGTGCGGCTGGAAGCGCGCCACGTCGAAGGTGGACAGGTCCGTGATGAGCGGCGGCCCATCGTCCGCCTCGTCCTCGCGGAAGGTGGACTCCTCCAGGGCGTCCAGCATGCGCAGGCGCAGCGGGTTGGCCACGCCCAGGCGCCGCAGGGACTGGAGCACCGCGGCGTCCGGCCGGGCGCCGGGGTCCAGCGTGGCGCCCTCCAGGGCCCGCATCTCCTCGAGCTCGGTGGACTCGTCCTCGTCCGCCTCCTCGCCCTCGTCGGGGGCCGGGGGCTCCACGGGCAGGGCCGCTCCGGCGATGGGGGGCTCGGACTCCCGGGGGGCGGCGCCTTCCATCGCGGGGGCGGGCGTCGCGGGCGACGGCGCCGCGGGGGCCGTCAGGCTCGCGGGCTCGGGCCGCGGAGGGAGGGCCTCACCCGACGGCGGGACCGACGAGAGCGCCAGGAGGAGCAGGCTGAAAGACGGCATGAGCACCTGGGAACCGGCTGCCAGGCGGGCCGGGTGGGTTGAGGGGCGGAAGGATTCGATGCTTTTCGATTCGCTCCAACAAGCATCCAGACGGGCCATCTTCCCCTCGGATGCCTGGGACGGGAAGAAACGCACCGCGTGGGCGGGCCAGAACGCCTACTGTTTCACTCCGCGTGTGGCTCCGTGTCCAGGACCGAGCACCTTGGGCAGGTAGGTGGCGAAGTCGAAGTGGGGGGAGTTCTCGGGGTTGTGACAGGTGACGCACACCGTCTGGCCGGGTTGGGCGATGACATTGGTGGGGGAGGGGTCCTCCACGTGCAGCGAGCCGGGGCCGTGGCAGCTCTCGCAGCCCACGTTCTCCCGTCCGGCCACCTTGTCCAGGCGGCACACCCCGCCGGGCTGCTGCCAGCCGGTGACGTGGCAGCCCGTGCAGTTGAGGTGGAACTGCTTGCCCACGTCCTCCAGCGTCTTCCACGCCTGGTGGTGCTTGGAGCCCTCCCACACGGGGAGTGTCTCCGCGTGGCACTCGGCGCAGGCGGCGTTGCCCACGAAGGCCGCCTGGCCCTTGGCGGGCGCCGGGCAGTCCTGGCCGTGGGCGCGGGCCCATTCCAGGTTCATCTTCCCCACATCCGCGTCATAGGCGTTCACCACGGCCTGGACCTGGGGATCCGAGGGCAGGGTGGACTCGAGCGGGACGAAGCGCACGGCGAAGCCGTCTCCCTCGCCCGTGGGGGTCAGGGGCGCGGTGAGCAGCGCCTGCCGGCGGGCCGCGAGCTCCGTGCGCTTGTCCTGCTTGAGGGCCTTGAGCTGGGGGTCGATGCCGGGGCGGTTGATCTCCGCGTCCATCAGCGCGAGGCGCCGGTCGAGCGAGGTGACTTCCCGCTCGCTGTCCTCCGCGGTGCGCTGCTGGGTGAAGGGGCCCGGGGTGGGGCCGTACGTCAGGTCCACGCGCAGCAGGGAGCGGCCCTTGCTCTGCATCGCCACCACCGGGACCGCGTCGCGCGTCAGGGTGTTCTGCTCCCCGTCGAACTCGGAGGCGGTGTGGGTGGCGATCACCAGATCCACGCCCGCGGCCGAGGAGGACA includes:
- a CDS encoding lytic transglycosylase domain-containing protein, which gives rise to MPSFSLLLLALSSVPPSGEALPPRPEPASLTAPAAPSPATPAPAMEGAAPRESEPPIAGAALPVEPPAPDEGEEADEDESTELEEMRALEGATLDPGARPDAAVLQSLRRLGVANPLRLRMLDALEESTFREDEADDGPPLITDLSTFDVARFQPHYDIPVEMQPLVAQYIQFFQGPGRKWFRKWVGRSTRYLPVMQPILESMGLPRDTVYLAMIESGFSPTAYSWAHASGPWQFISSTGRQYGLHQDFWVDERRDPLKATRAAARYLKDLRAELGHWYLAWAGYNTGSGRVRRLMERHDTKDFWLISAEKGLATETKHYVPKLIAAALISKHPAAFGFAEEEFVYESPLSFEEVKLTDATDLDVIARAAGVEVTAVQELNPELRRWCTPPASTKNPYVLRLPTGTAPRFTENFAKLPPKERLTFRVHRVKRGDTLSQIALSYGTAAEAILQMNQLKSLRTLKLNSELVIPIPASRGGVKTEDAADTAIARKVAQARRSGVTAPRPEDEVPAGTPRGPVASGPIKTESIGGRKRITYGVQSGDSVWAIANRFQVQVEDVRKWNSLSARASRRALKVGSVLYLWPDSAPRQVEERAGTVIAQRAAPAAAPVIGNTNRHTAAPPPASATNVHHLAAGETLWSIAQRYGISVEDIKRWNHIKDTSRLPTGLKLTVSAP
- a CDS encoding multiheme c-type cytochrome — its product is MRRLVAGLLVLSALAGCPRKDVRAPEPAPPPNPAAEAPAAQASQAPGAILFFSADVRGYLGPCGCSENMRGGIARAAFQVREARQGALPVLFVDGGDSLFGEPHLKPEQVPQEERKARALAEAYRDMGLAVRAVGELDDTRGAGFRQSLGLPELASGAVKVLPAGARKVGLVSASASAGLVQGAARARAAGATFVVGLFRGTLAEAQRAVSSSAAGVDLVIATHTASEFDGEQNTLTRDAVPVVAMQSKGRSLLRVDLTYGPTPGPFTQQRTAEDSEREVTSLDRRLALMDAEINRPGIDPQLKALKQDKRTELAARRQALLTAPLTPTGEGDGFAVRFVPLESTLPSDPQVQAVVNAYDADVGKMNLEWARAHGQDCPAPAKGQAAFVGNAACAECHAETLPVWEGSKHHQAWKTLEDVGKQFHLNCTGCHVTGWQQPGGVCRLDKVAGRENVGCESCHGPGSLHVEDPSPTNVIAQPGQTVCVTCHNPENSPHFDFATYLPKVLGPGHGATRGVKQ